A segment of the Anthonomus grandis grandis chromosome 11, icAntGran1.3, whole genome shotgun sequence genome:
aatttcatttctactaccagatttaaaaatgggtcttagaaaacttctcttccagagagtgggatGAGAACCAGTATCTAGAGATTTGTTAAACATGAACAGTATTGGTCTCGTATTTCAAttaagaacacaaacacatttctttaggaagaatgccggaatcccatctggtccagcgcagagcttattcttaaaggaagtaataacctcataaactttatcaaaatcaagagatggtatgtcattgacttgctcatccgaatagacggataaaaattattctgcaaacatatctgcagtatatgagatattcatactaatcctgttattgtatgtcattctggagggaaggctaaaaccagttcttttatttcgaatatatgaccagaagtacctCGGATTGCTAGcgagattcatttccaccttattaatatattgttgataggacaactctcttaagtactcactttgatgtctcaaaaatacaaattcatcatatacctgctgttgaccactaattttaaactttttgtgaatttgtttctttcttataaTCAAACTGGgaagctctgaagaaaaccaacatggaaaagaagaacttttgtacctctttagaggaataaacctttccattgaggagtagatcacattatagaaaattgaaactatgacatCAATAGATGTCTCTTTTTATTGAGTGTTAAGGAGAATTGATTGTCGAAACACAAAaccacttttttttctttgttacaGAATTCATTTAAAGAGACAAAGTATTTGAATAGAGTAGGAACAATAATTGCCTCAAGATCCAACCCTGAGGTACACCAATTTTAAGCTCTAAGATATCAGATTTGTAACCATTGCTTTCAAAAAGTTGATACCCATTAGATGTATAAGTCTGTATACCTTGGTAAGAATTTCCTCTTATTGGATACAGGGCATAATTTTTGCAGTGGGATGTCATGACAGATACAGTCAAATGCTTCTGAATGCATCTCTTGCCCTCTCAAAGGCGCATACTGTATCCAAAATCAAAGTCTATATTCCATTAGATGTGGAAAGTACATAATTTTTGGAGAGAAAAGCTGTTATTCTCTTTAAGAATGTGAGTTCAATAGACCAACTTATATTGGACAATAATTACATTTCATATTTgcctcctttttttttaaatattggatgGAAGAACCTTTGAAGTTTTTAGTTCCAATCACCTTTGTCAGAACAAGAAATGATAAGGACGGTTACTGCAGGTAACAAATCTTCTCCTATGGTTTTTATGAGTTCGCTATCATATGTCTTGCTTTCATACACTATTAATCAAAGGAGAAACTTCTGGCTCAAAAAACGGAGCAGGAAAGATAgacaaacaatattttattctttgtgAATTTgctgttattaaaataaaattctctttattttttcgCTGTACTTCATTTATTAGTTTccacatatttttgctgttctTTCAGCTTTACTGTTGTAAACTGATTCCTAAGGTTTTTTACAGAATTCTTACAATCGACACGTGGATtcctgttaaaaaaatttaattaaaactgaagGTTGTCTCTGATAGACCTAAGTTCTCTTGagaaccgttttttttttttttaatttgtagtaTGTACAGTTTTTGTGGTAAATGGAAAATGCTCTTTGGTTGTTTATAAAAGACTAcctaaaaaacaatcaaattatgaatttatattACTTGATATTTAAGTAATGTCTTACTCCAGTTAAagcttaattattattttagttcatGGCCTTCCTTatctgttattaattttatggtcttttttaaattaattatataaataccCTTATTTTTTACCCAAATCATGCtgtttttgtttacaataattACATTCATGCAAAATTCTTttagataatacaaaatttattgaACCAACCATTCAAAAGAGCCCAGAACAAAAAGCACAGCTTGGAGTAAGTGCTGAGAAGATACCAGAAAAAGAAGTTATCCCAGATAATGAGAATATTACAGAAGACGAGGATGAGGtacttagtaaaaaaaatgttatacatGTGAACAGGTGTTTCATtgttacttaaattattttttttttttacttttaaggatGATGATAGTGAAGGAGATGATGATGAAGAGGAGCAAGAAGATGAAATAAGTGAAAATGATTTAGAAACAACACAGGAAGAAAATTCCATTAAGCAAGATATCCCCCAGGaaactattaataaaactattcaagaaaatgtgcaaaaaagtgaaatacCAGAGAAAGCTATTGATGGAAATACTGAAAAGCCTTTGGAAGCTGTGGAAAACAAGCAAGAAGAGTCCTTAAATACAAACACAGCTGATCCTTTATCCAGTACATCTACTGAAATTCCTTTGCTACAAAATGACTTAAAAGAGAACCAACAAACTGGAGAACCAGTAGCTAACACTGATTCTACACCTAAAATACCTACCAACACACAAGATTTAGcaaatgacattttaactgaACAAGGAAATTATCCAGACCTCTTAATAACAGAAAAAGATGCCAAAATTGCAGAAGAACCTTCACTAAACACTTTACCAATTACAACAGAAACTCCTTTGGAAATTGACACTTATCCAGCCCAAGACTTTGATCCAGTCACACCGGATCCAGCCAACTTGAACCTTGTAGAAGCAAAAGAGGAAATCAAAGTGGAAAATCCTGTGGGTGGTAATTTTTCCATGTTTAGCTCCAACCCAGAGAATGATAACGGTCTGGACTCCATTGAAGGAAATGCTAATGCAAAAGAGGACCTTGAAAAAGAAAACTTAGTAGACCCTACTGTGCCACCAGAAGAACAAATGTTTGGCTCCACTCCTGAAGTTCAGAAGAAACCTGAAAAAGAATCTTCCATTGAAGAAGTACCCAATAACGTTGGAATTTTGTCTGTAAATGCTTCTGATGCTCAGGCTGAAGAAGCTTTACCAGTTGAAGCAATAGTTGTAGAAGTCACAACGGATCCGGCCAACTTGAACCTTGTAGAAGCAAAAGAGGAAATCAAAGTGGAAAATCCTGTGGGTGGTATGTTTAGCTCCAACCCAGGGAATGATAACGGTCTGGACTCCATTGAAGGAAATGCTACTGCAAAAGACGACCTTGAAAAAGAAAACTTAGTAGACCCTACTGTGCCACCAGAAGAACAGATGTTTGGCTCCACTCCTGAAGTTcagaaaaaacctaaaaaagaatCTTCCATTGAAGAAGTACCCAATAACGTTGGAATTTTGTCTGTAAATGCTTCTGATGCTCAGGCTGAAGAAGCTTTACCAGTTGAAGCAATAGTTGCATCTACAGAAGCGCCTAAAGAGGAATTGGTCCAACCAGCAGAAGACATTGGAGAGGATGATTTATCATTTGAAAAACCCCGGGAAGTTGAGATAAATGATCGATCTTCACAGGAAAATCTGGGAGAAAGTAGTTTGGCAGAAAACCACTTAGAAAACGGGCAAGTTGATGGagttttttcttcaatattgtCATTTTTTGGCATAGGTAACAATGATCAGAAAAGTGACAATAACTTAGATCATAACGGAGAGAATTTTGCCAACATTTTACATATGGTAAGTAAGTCATTATTCTTTTACAAAACcattacataaaaacaaaatacatttctTTAGGACCCTGTAGAAACTGAAGCTTCTCAGTCAACACCTCAAACTCGTGAATATTGTGATAGCAAATCAGAAAAATGTCCTCAGATAGCCAAACAAGGATTTTGTGATAAAGAGAGTCAAGACTGCCCCAAAGAGGAGGTGAAACAACCTGAAGATCCCCCTGGAAGTATCAAATCTGCTGATTTTGAAGTAAGTAAATAATAGTCATTGCAGccttttttaaagcattttatttaactattcttttaatatatGATAATTATGGATAGCTCATTGATGTACAAGATTTTAATCATAAAGTTTTGTCTCCTTgaattaatttctttgtaaaacaACACCTCACAgcttatttagaattaaaaactttataataaaaaatactttaaagagttcttaaaaaaattattagcaaattgaattttaatatacgataaggcttaaaaaaaaaagaaaaataaaggaaaaaacaaattaattaattactataaCTGTTTCTCTCGTAGATGGATGAAAGTCTCACACGCCGATTTCTCTTTATGTGAGTGATTGTAATTGTTGCTAATGtacattgtaaaaaaaaggaaacactGATTTTATATTAAACGATATTTAATAGATACGATACACATATAAAATCGTAGTTACACtatgtatttaatataattcaGTATATGTGTTTAAAGTTTGTGAGTTGTGCGTTCAAGTGTCAGATTTGAAATGAATACAAAATTAACAGTATAGTCCGTAACTAGACAGTGCAAAAGAAAATTTAGGAGGGAATTAGAAGGTATTGATTGGCCAAAAATGGTCGTGAGGAAAAAGGAGGGAGGATACTAGGAATTGAAGTCTAAGTAAAACGTCTGTTTCTTGAGGCAATTTGTGAAAAGAGTTTTTTTATGACGGGCGAGGGATTAAGAGAGGATAGACAAACGGTTTTGCGCACAAactgtaaaataatataaatgggcaaaaaagtgaaaatatgaaGGTTACATTATTAAGGGTgtaataaactataaaattgaatatatttcaCTGGGGAAAAACTAGGGAAATTATCAATAGTGGAGTGCAATGAACTCGAAATGATTTAAACAAATGGATTGTGAACTGTATAACTGTATTGGACATTAGCTAGGTAAATATATAATTCATAGTGAACAATATTTCAAGAATTATCATTGAAACGAGAGACGacaaaatatactaaataataGCTAGGGCTTCAACAATAACAATCAGTGGTAATCCAACAATATATAAAGAGAGATTCAACACAAAAGATACATTGCTGATTTTCTTACAATAAACATTCTGAAAAATTCTTCTCAGATTCCAATTATTTCTAacggaaattaaatattaattaattatgctgAAAAAGTAAGTGAATGTAATgtatttatattgaaatttataattAGGGCTGCAGACGACAGCAAATGCACAGCTTTAATTCTATTAgacttctcttttttttattgactttattttttttatagacttctctttatttgattttatactACTACATGTACAAGCGGTTCTCTAAGGAATTTGACATTATAAACCATGAACTCTTTTCTTCaatcttaaatttttgttgAGTTTTAATGGATTATCTTTCAAATAGATTTCAGTTTGTTGAAACATTAGATGGCAGCTCAGAGTATGGCAATATCCACAAGGCTCAATTCTGGACCCTTTactgtttaatatttatactaataaCCTCACTAATTGCCTAAAATTCTGCAAGGTAcaccaatatgctgatgatacacGACTTTATTTTTCCTTTCTTCCATTTGAATATATTAATGCAGAGAAAGTCATAAACGAGGATCTAATTACATTCTTATCATTTTCAAATCGTCATAATCTTCTTATTAACCCACTTAAGTCAAAACTAtgatttttggtaaaaacaAGGAGAGTGTTGAATCTTTTATAACCATAAGCATAGGTGATGATTCTTTATCTTGTGAGAAAGTTTCAAAAAGTTTAGGGTTGTATCTGGATGTCGAGTTGCCCTTTAAATTCCATATTAAAACCTGTCTACAAAAGGCATATACCGCGCTAAAGTTACTTTATCCTCACAGGCATTCACTATcgcaatctttaaaaattaagctgACTGACACTTTAGTTTTGAGCCATTTTGTGATGTGGTTTACTCACCTTGTCTAGATCTCACTGAAATACAAAAGATTAAAcggatattttttacaaaaatcttgtttaaGGTACATCTATGGAATTAGAAAGTATGAGCCGGTAACTGATTAAAAATGGCGAAAAGACGCAAATTACAttctttggttttattttaaaaaattataattaataagtgtCCTCCTTACTTGCTAGAGAAGGTTAAATACCTAACAGAGgtccataaattaaatttaagatttaaagggTTAATTACCCCAGCACCTCACAAGACCAGTTTTTTTTCAGCGATCTTTCTCTTATAACTTTTATCGGCTTTATAATGATATTGCTGCAGATCTAAAAGCTTTATCGGAGGGctcttttaaacaaaaaggtAAAATTACTGCTTTAGGAGCATGGTGTTTGGTTACGTCTTAAGTGATGCTTTGATCAAGgtttataatatgtatgtatatattatatgttttttttttgcacgtTTTGCTTAGTTTTCTGCGGGCAACAGTGgtagtatataatatttttcaattgtacatttgttgttgaattcgtttttttttgttttcagagTCAGACTTGatctttgttttaattgtttttggcTCGCTTTTGTAAATCaatgacaaaattaatattatatatatttatgtatcgGATTGTTTTTTATGATCTACaaaataaacacattattattattattattatataacctTACATAAGGTTTAGTTATTGAAATGATTAAGAGtaagtacttagcaggtcatctagctataaggtctgatgatgctttattagcgaaacatgtaaccttcgtgacatataaaaagatattttgagactgagacttggagttttttattttttctctatatatcatggacgcagtttaagaataagaattattataaaatgagtgtattCGTCCGTGATTGGATTAACTAaactagaaaaacacaattttaaaatgataccgaggatattaaagaattgagacagggatatgtccgaaaaagtcgagattttggctctcctaaggataataataataataaacatttttttttgcatagaaagagaaaaaaatacagtaataaatttacgcaaatgAAAGGCCTACATATTCAGAgttctgccatggcagattctggtctttaacattgtggcctcacacttcattaaaaaatggtaatttcagtaacgcttaactaataaatgattaaatacagctttttctttaatcatatacctaataaatCTACATATAAAAGTTCTAACTTTGACAGTTCGacatcaagcaaaacaatacacattGCAAACACCctaaaaacagattaaattttttgttaaataacaaaaaatagaaaaattattactgacagtaaataaataaataaaatgatcccaataccaaaaattgtaataattactcaagaaaacaaccattcaaaaagttaaaaaagaagaaccgaaattatataccctgctgattcattagatgtacaatcatcgtattacgaaaagtattacaagaaattgataattggtccggatccaaatttaaataatttatttgataagcacaattttaagaaaatgatcgtttaaataactgtgttttatgtctcggaatgagaatagtatttcttcttaaatttaaatggtgtacatcatttctaaaagttctttttttaaaaaagttatataatgGATAcagcttaaaaattaaaaaaaaaattattataaaatattgtcttatGTTGGATTACTActgattattaattaattaatttttttaatttgctaatagatttttttttaaactcggtatttttcattattaagtgCCTAATTCTTTCAATGTGTTTTTTCAATGTTTCACTGTGATGTCTTTTTTACATCAATTTTCCaacaaaagttatattttttgaaaaaagggaCTTCTCGCCTTCTCTCTGTTCTGTCTTGTTTTGTCCATGTCTGTATTTCAGCGTCTGAGTGAGCTAGAACTAAACCGGCAAAACATCGCACTATACTAATAGCATTTCCTTCCTAATCCCAAGTTCTAATGTACTTAAACCCATAATTTGCCTGATAGTGATCTTTCAACTGGACCCAATcctattactttttttttaggaaatctTTGTTGCAGCCTTTAGTTCTGACCTGTTTCTCTATTTGACAACCACAGCTCTATCCGTTTTGATATTAATTTTCGTGTGGACTTTGCTGGATAAATGTCGCAGGGAAGGACCCTTAATTGCCCGGATAAATAAGTTAGAGCAACAGCTGCTGGCCACTTCGAAAGAAAATGAAATGCTGCATGATAAGGCCACTAGTATGGTGGAGGAAAAGACTCAGTTGGTAGTTGAAACTGTACCAAATGAGGTGggttctatttattttttaattgaaatttaaaggTGAAGACGTAGTAGTTATATACTTTCCCTGTTATCATAAAATTATTGCATACAAATAATATGCTTCTATTTAGGTGGTAGAAGagctaaatacaaaaatcactgACCTAACCCAGGCAAAACTAGCGTTAGAGGAGCAAATAGCGGCCCTAGAAAAGGAATTAGACAATTCAACAGAAATGGGCATGGAATTAAACAAAATCATATCAGAAATGCTCAATTCAACCGATGGCAGTGAAATTCTTAGAGAAAACATTGAGCAAATGCAAAAGAAAGTGCTGGAACAA
Coding sequences within it:
- the LOC126741969 gene encoding transport and Golgi organization protein 1 isoform X2, with the protein product MFSFKSVYFVIFTLISHVVYAEISDKRLCIDKNCSVPIAQGVTLIKYRSPEANVLSFSRNQDVIIYSYGAGNRPNLIGVEIGGKRGYVNKDHIRELDLFKKPTEILDTEIVKKPEVTIESLQDEIKVAPTQEAYEIVDGTKIPIHLVSSSTEVPLDKVEEKQSSSEETKPLNIDNTKFIEPTIQKSPEQKAQLGVSAEKIPEKEVIPDNENITEDEDEDDDSEGDDDEEEQEDEISENDLETTQEENSIKQDIPQETINKTIQENVQKSEIPEKAIDGNTEKPLEAVENKQEESLNTNTADPLSSTSTEIPLLQNDLKENQQTGEPVANTDSTPKIPTNTQDLANDILTEQGNYPDLLITEKDAKIAEEPSLNTLPITTETPLEIDTYPAQDFDPVTPDPANLNLVEAKEEIKVENPVGGNFSMFSSNPENDNGLDSIEGNANAKEDLEKENLVDPTVPPEEQMFGSTPEVQKKPEKESSIEEVPNNVGILSVNASDAQAEEALPVEAIVVEVTTDPANLNLVEAKEEIKVENPVGGMFSSNPGNDNGLDSIEGNATAKDDLEKENLVDPTVPPEEQMFGSTPEVQKKPKKESSIEEVPNNVGILSVNASDAQAEEALPVEAIVASTEAPKEELVQPAEDIGEDDLSFEKPREVEINDRSSQENLGESSLAENHLENGQVDGVFSSILSFFGIGNNDQKSDNNLDHNGENFANILHMDPVETEASQSTPQTREYCDSKSEKCPQIAKQGFCDKESQDCPKEEVKQPEDPPGSIKSADFEEIFVAAFSSDLFLYLTTTALSVLILIFVWTLLDKCRREGPLIARINKLEQQLLATSKENEMLHDKATSMVEEKTQLVVETVPNEVVEELNTKITDLTQAKLALEEQIAALEKELDNSTEMGMELNKIISEMLNSTDGSEILRENIEQMQKKVLEQQDTINNLNDSISIKETEIYEIRLELDISNKKVGDLQGEVDKMVEKILKIEEEKEQQHGSLERELATCQEKCKQALTQEHNLKSEIIALKQSAAELQRTADTKVKEYKTLKETLSKIKSMNNDKDKIKSFLDITETRAQLEQMKSENLKYSEQLTLEKEANVTYSAQIETLTLEVKELREKYEQSDKQKVEINTKLEVLNNYFKEKEEQLLKQISKYESLWAAKEGEATSTTERLRYMQEELQNYKAQNESLKQEIMNQEVELKSQISMLEKKSHENWVANRQTERKLEEARQEAAQLRNRLTMRERAFAEGNNQMRIQSPLHQNGEIPLSPPPLDPTQSPPPLFNPRDHITKSPPIPGLPPPPFLPPPPLGAGHFIPPPPLDGMMPPPMGDLGMPPPPFMPGLHHHPGMFPGDHRPPPLGRMSSPPPVGGRYSPESTVYSEYDRYDRRSPSPPYDSEYGASPPPIRGYSPYNERIRDDRREYKRPQPRSNGRNSKGMHSSGSENDSLGKISKKPQRKV
- the LOC126741969 gene encoding transport and Golgi organization protein 1 isoform X5: MFSFKSVYFVIFTLISHVVYAEISDKRLCIDKNCSVPIAQGVTLIKYRSPEANVLSFSRNQDVIIYSYGAGNRPNLIGVEIGGKRGYVNKDHIRELDLFKKPTEILDTEIVKKPEVTIESLQDEIKVAPTQEAYEIVDGTKIPIHLVSSSTEVPLDKVEEKQSSSEETKPLNIDNTKFIEPTIQKSPEQKAQLGVSAEKIPEKEVIPDNENITEDEDEDDEEEQEDEISENDLETTQEENSIKQDIPQETINKTIQENVQKSEIPEKAIDGNTEKPLEAVENKQEESLNTNTADPLSSTSTEIPLLQNDLKENQQTGEPVANTDSTPKIPTNTQDLANDILTEQGNYPDLLITEKDAKIAEEPSLNTLPITTETPLEIDTYPAQDFDPVTPDPANLNLVEAKEEIKVENPVGGNFSMFSSNPENDNGLDSIEGNANAKEDLEKENLVDPTVPPEEQMFGSTPEVQKKPEKESSIEEVPNNVGILSVNASDAQAEEALPVEAIVVEVTTDPANLNLVEAKEEIKVENPVGGMFSSNPGNDNGLDSIEGNATAKDDLEKENLVDPTVPPEEQMFGSTPEVQKKPKKESSIEEVPNNVGILSVNASDAQAEEALPVEAIVASTEAPKEELVQPAEDIGEDDLSFEKPREVEINDRSSQENLGESSLAENHLENGQVDGVFSSILSFFGIGNNDQKSDNNLDHNGENFANILHMDPVETEASQSTPQTREYCDSKSEKCPQIAKQGFCDKESQDCPKEEVKQPEDPPGSIKSADFEEIFVAAFSSDLFLYLTTTALSVLILIFVWTLLDKCRREGPLIARINKLEQQLLATSKENEMLHDKATSMVEEKTQLVVETVPNEVVEELNTKITDLTQAKLALEEQIAALEKELDNSTEMGMELNKIISEMLNSTDGSEILRENIEQMQKKVLEQQDTINNLNDSISIKETEIYEIRLELDISNKKVGDLQGEVDKMVEKILKIEEEKEQQHGSLERELATCQEKCKQALTQEHNLKSEIIALKQSAAELQRTADTKVKEYKTLKETLSKIKSMNNDKDKIKSFLDITETRAQLEQMKSENLKYSEQLTLEKEANVTYSAQIETLTLEVKELREKYEQSDKQKVEINTKLEVLNNYFKEKEEQLLKQISKYESLWAAKEGEATSTTERLRYMQEELQNYKAQNESLKQEIMNQEVELKSQISMLEKKSHENWVANRQTERKLEEARQEAAQLRNRLTMRERAFAEGNNQMRIQSPLHQNGEIPLSPPPLDPTQSPPPLFNPRDHITKSPPIPGLPPPPFLPPPPLGAGHFIPPPPLDGMMPPPMGDLGMPPPPFMPGLHHHPGMFPGDHRPPPLGRMSSPPPVGGRYSPESTVYSEYDRYDRRSPSPPYDSEYGASPPPIRGYSPYNERIRDDRREYKRPQPRSNGRNSKGMHSSGSENDSLGKISKKPQRKV